The following is a genomic window from Dermatophilaceae bacterium Soc4.6.
CCTCTTGCTTCAAGACGGTGCACACGTCCTCGACCAGCTCCGGCAGGTCAATCTCCAACGTTCCCGTCCCGGCCCGCTCCATGCTCGTCGCCGGCGCCTCCCGGCTCATCGCGACGGGCCCCACCGAGACGGTGAACGACCCGATCACCTCCTGCAGCGTCCGCAGCACATGCTCGGCCCGGCGGCGGTGGCTGAACCGGCGCACCGCCGCCAGCAGCTCCCGCCCGAACTGGTGACGCACCGCCGCGGCCCCCGACCGCGAGGTCTGCGCCTCCAACGAGATCGTCACCCAGTCCGCAGGCTCCGCCACCGTGGTTCGCAAGTAGTTCAGCAACGCCGTCTTACCCACTCCCCGCAGCCCCGACAGCATCACCCCCCGGTCCGAGAGCCCGCGCGCGCTCCGAGCGACGACGAGGTCGAACGCGTCGATCAAGGCCTCCCGGCCCGTCAACGCCGGAGGCTGCCGACCCGACCCGGGGGTGTAGGGGTTCAGTTCTAAGTGCATGAGCAGACTCTAACGCGTTCTAGGAATGTTACTTAGATCGCAATCATTGGCTTAGACTCTGATCACGGCCGAGGTACCGAGCCCTGTGTCGCCGGCTAGGTGACGGGTTGGTCGTTGGGTGGGGGCAGGGTGCTGCCGTCGCGCAGGATCACGGGGCCGACGGCTGCGGAGTGGGGTGCGGGTGGCGGTGGGAGGGGTGTCGGGATGGGCGCCGGTGACGGCGGCGTCGGCTGGGTGATCGTGGTGCCGTACGCCGGTGGGGTGGGCGACGGCTTCGCAGTGGGGTCGACGAGGTCGGCCAGGGTCGGGGCATCGTCGAGACGGGGCACACCCAGGGGTGGCAGACCAAGGAGGTCGAGGACGGTCTTGCCGATGCTGGGGTGGCCGTTCCAGCGGGAGTCGATCCCGGACCGGACCGGCCCGCCGAACATCAGCAGCGGCACCCGCGGCCCGTAGGCGAGCTGGACCCCGTCGGGGGTTTGTTCCAGGTTCGGGGTGATGACGTGGTCGTCGTACCCGCCCCAGTCGTCCCAGCTGAGCAGGAACACGGTGGTGTCCCACAGTCCGGCGGTGACGACGGCGTCGACGGCCTGCCAGATCTTGTCCTGGCCCCGGGTGACGTCGGCTACGGGGTGCTCGTCGTAGGGGCTGTCATGCCACACCATCGACAGCTCCGGCAGCCCACCGTTCGTGGCGTCGGTCACGAAGTCGTCGGACCGCACGATGTTCTTTGAGCCGGTCAGTTGCTGGTAGAAGTTCACCGGGTAGCCGGACGAGCCGGTGTAGGCCTTCCAGGTGAGGCCGTGGTCGCCGGCGTGCCCGGGCAGGGAGGGCATGTCCCATACGGGGTCGGTCTGGGCGCGCGGCGGGTTGCGCAGCGTGGGGCTCTGCCCGCCGATGATGAGCAGGTGGTTCGGGGTGGAGTTCGTGCCGAACCCGGAGCAGTGGTTCTCGCAGAAGGCTCCGGTCTTGGCCAGCCAGGCGTAGTACGGGAGGACCGCGTCGGTGTCGATCTGGGTGTGCGCTGCCGGGGTCGCAGCCCTGTTCGCTTGGGCGTGCAGCCATTTCGCGTACGCCGCGCGGGTGTGCGCCTGGTCGTGCGCCGGCGGGTTCGGCTGGGTCGGCCAGCCGGTCGCTACGTTCGCCCCCCAGGCCCGCATCGAGGTGAAGTAGTGGTCGGTGGTGTGGTTCTCCTGCGTGAACACCACCACCCGCTCGACGATCTTGGCCATGAACCCACCATGGCGCCCACACGGTGGCCACGGCAAGCAAACACTTCACGATGCTGGTGCGCGTTTGGTCGGGGCTGGTCGGGGCTGGTCGGGGCTGGTCGGGGCTGGTCGGGGCCACGGCCAAGTTCGCCTACCTGCCCCAGGGCGGACCACCCCGCCCCGGGGACCGGCTTGAGCACCGACCAGCTTTTGGCCGGCCGGCCTGACCCTGCGGCCGCGGCTCGAGGAGCCGCCTGGATCAGTGGGCGGCGGCGTACGCGTCGACGATCTCCGCCTTGACGCGACCTCGAGCGGAGACCTCGTACCCGTTGGCCGCGGCCCACTCCCGGACCGCGCTCAGGTCGACGCGCTTTCCCGCCGAGCGGGGGCCCTTACGGGGACTGCCGCGACGCCCTACGACCTTGGTCGCCGCGCCGATATACGGCTTCATCAGCTTGTCGAACGCGGTCTTGTTCTTGGTGCTCAGATCAATCGTGTACTCGGTGCCGTCGTAGGTGAAGGTGACAGCGGAAGCGTCAGCCGAGCCGTCGAGGTCATCGGTAATCTGCTCGATCACAGTGCGGGCCATGCCCCAAGTGTCCCCTGCCGCGTGGTCGACGCGAGCACGCAACGCCGCCGGCCCCGGAGCACCCCCCAACCCCTCGGCGGCGGCGTCAAGGCTCATCAGTGCCTGGCTGGTCAAGACACAATGACGACGGCAGGCCAGATCTCGTCGTCTGTATCGGGAAGGATGGCACGAATGTGCATCTATCGCCGATAGTCCACCTTATGTCAGAAACTAGTCTGCGTACTGCACCAGATGAATCACCGGCACCCGCCTCTTCGTTGATCCCGGCCTGCACGCCGGTGGCCCTCGTCCTCGGCGTCACCGCCGCCCTGGTAACCGCGCTCCAGGTCGGCGCGCGGCACCTTGCCCGCCTTGAGCACTCCCCTGCGGGCCGCCGCCAAGGGGTGCTCTGCGACGCGCCGACCCGTTCGGCCACCACCCGACGGTCCATGCCGGGTCCGTAACATGGCGCCGACCGGAACCGCACCTTTTGCAATGGCCATGCGGGATCGCGAGGGTTCCGGCGGTGCTTGCAACAGCAATCGAGCCCGTTGCGGGCTCGGTGCTTGAGCTACTCTGGCAGGTTGCCGCACGTCATGTTTGCGATGATGTCCATCTCCCTGACCCTGCCTCAGAGGAAAATCCCCGATGACGGGCTTGGCCTGTGATCTTCACATTGATCTCTGCTAACTCTCATCGTCATCGTCCTCCGGCACAGGAAGCCAATCGTAGTTTGGATTCTCTCTCCGCATATGTTCTTCCCCTTCGGCAACAGTCTTTTGATATGCCGCAGCCATGTCGTCCCGACGGGGGTCACCAGACCACATGAGTTCTTGAACGGACCGTGGCATCGACCGGACCAGAATCTCACAGACTAGGTCGTCGGTTACAGTGCGCACCATGCGGGAAGAATCCCAGGCTACGGAAATCCAGCGCTTCTCACGCCAAGGGCCCCCAGCCGCTTGGGTAAAGGGCTCTGCCTGTTCGATGGCCGTTAGTACATCGAAAGCCAGCCCAAAAGGGACTTTGCCCCGCTGCAGCACAACGAACGTACGGATCATGTTGGGATCGCCTGGGACAAGCTCGACCATTTGTTGACTCCCGATTGGTAGGCACTGTGGTGACGCTGGTCAGCCCTCGATCTCGCTGCTTCGGGGCTGCAGCGGCCTCGAACTTGAGGTGGACCATCCCAAGCAGTAGGGCGGTGGCTCGGCGGTGTTGCCGGGGTAGGCCGTACGGTACGCCAAGGGCGTCGTCGGACTAGTGACGTTGCGGAAGACGCGCCGGTGCGGCGTCGCCTGGCCAGGCACCGCCGCTTGAGCTCAGCTCTGTAGACCTTCACCTACAGCGGGCGATCTTTACCGGTCAGTGGGCTCCTGCAGCCGGCGCAGCAGAATCACCGAGTCGGCCGCCATCCCAGCGTCACGTCGACTGCCTGAGCCGTGCCTGACCCGCTGGGCGTAATTGACCGTGGCCGTGACAAGGCTCCGCAGCTCGGCGTGCTCGGCGCCCCCGTAGGTTGCGCTCGACGTAGCGGCCGATGCGGCTCTTGGTCTTGTCGACTGGCAACTCGTTCTCGCCAGCGTCGAGGTGTGAAGGATCGAACGCCACTCCGCTTATAGCCTCGAGCACCGTGACGCATCGGTGGCCAGTGTCCTTGTAGTTGGCCGGTGTGGAAGCCCCCTCAAAGCGACGTCTCAGCTCTCGGATGGCCTCGCGACGTCGGGCCAGCCCAGGACGTCGTGTGAGGTGATCGGACCGGGCAGGGCGTCGAGAGAGTGCTGTTCTGGACGAAAAGCTCGGCGAACAGCGGTTCGAAGGTCGCTTCAAGCAATCAACCGTCGAGCCTGCCAAGACCCGTAGCCGTCGTTGCGCAGCCAGTACCACTTGAACGTCGTGAAGTTGCGGAACGGGATGTCGATACGGATCTCGAGCCGGAGCGTGACGACGATAATCGTGGTGAGAGCTCTTTGCATCTCGGCGTCCGTCATGTCTCGCCTCCCCCGGTGCCGAAGGCCATGAGGTCGTCGTGAATGAGTCCCCCCGAGAGCCAGGGCAACCTCCACGTCGGGGTGCGTTGGGCTGGGGCCTCGTCGAAGGTCGTCGAGGAGGGTTTCATTCAGGCCCTCACGGCCGGGCACCGTCCCGCCCGTCGACCATGGCGAGAAGTCGATGTCAGAAACGAGCTTGGTGTTGAAGAAGTCGTCGGCGTTCATGGGTGAAGCCTGACACCTCTGTCTGACCCGTTCACTGACGGATAGAATGGGCCATCTATCACTCACTCAGGTGTCACACCCTCGGGCCAGACTGGTGCCATGACCGACGCCCACGACCTCGCCCCCTCGCTGCACGGTCGACCTCGGTGAGCCTCGTGGCATGGCAGCCCGCCGTCGTCGTGGTCGACGACAGAGACGTCGCCGTTGAGTGACTCCCCCTCGCTGGCCGTGACCCCTTCGAGCGGTTGGCGGCCGCCTTCTTGGCCGGCTACGCGACAACATTGGCCAAGGCCTACACCGGCGACCTCAGGGCGTGGGCGCAGTGGTGCAGCTTTCGCCGGCGCTGTCCCTCCGCGATCTTGTCCTTAGGGGATCCCTCTACGGACCGTTGGGGATTGCAGCGATCATGAGCACGCTGGCTCCGGCGACTTCGACCCAGGAGTAGAATCAGATGAGGTAGAACCCCGGCAGCGGCTCGGGTGGCTGTGATGAGCGGTGGGTTGTTCGATCTCGGCGGGGATCTGCTCAGGTGGCCGCCGCGGGGCTGGTGTCCTTGCCGAGCAGTAGCGGTAGCAGGTTGTGGGCGACGGCGGCGGGTTGCTCTTCGTGGGAGAACAGGGCGGCGTTCTCGATGATCGTGAGGGAGGCGTTGGGGAAGGTCCCGAGCATGTCGTGGGTGCGCTCCAGCGGGAAGAACGGGTCCTTGGCGCCCCAGATGAGCCCGACCGGGACCTGCAGGCGGGCGTGAAGCGCGGCCAGCTGGTGAACCAGGCCGGTGTCGAAGGTGCGCAGCAGCCTGGCGGCGGCGTCGCGCCGGTCGCGGTTCACACTGAGCGGTGCGAGGAAGAACTCGCAGAACTCCCCGTCGAGCAACGACCGGTCGACGAACGTGCCCCGGAAAGCC
Proteins encoded in this region:
- a CDS encoding alkaline phosphatase family protein, whose product is MAKIVERVVVFTQENHTTDHYFTSMRAWGANVATGWPTQPNPPAHDQAHTRAAYAKWLHAQANRAATPAAHTQIDTDAVLPYYAWLAKTGAFCENHCSGFGTNSTPNHLLIIGGQSPTLRNPPRAQTDPVWDMPSLPGHAGDHGLTWKAYTGSSGYPVNFYQQLTGSKNIVRSDDFVTDATNGGLPELSMVWHDSPYDEHPVADVTRGQDKIWQAVDAVVTAGLWDTTVFLLSWDDWGGYDDHVITPNLEQTPDGVQLAYGPRVPLLMFGGPVRSGIDSRWNGHPSIGKTVLDLLGLPPLGVPRLDDAPTLADLVDPTAKPSPTPPAYGTTITQPTPPSPAPIPTPLPPPPAPHSAAVGPVILRDGSTLPPPNDQPVT
- a CDS encoding Lsr2 family protein; protein product: MARTVIEQITDDLDGSADASAVTFTYDGTEYTIDLSTKNKTAFDKLMKPYIGAATKVVGRRGSPRKGPRSAGKRVDLSAVREWAAANGYEVSARGRVKAEIVDAYAAAH